A portion of the Alistipes sp. ZOR0009 genome contains these proteins:
- a CDS encoding DUF6261 family protein, producing MTRILQVNLSRLQVKELGSLAAFLIAKLTVLVTGKHVPQKMVDTITEIKADFDGAVGSSANPEQTKELHAKDALCDASFQELKGLATAASLRRDESISSAGERVLTAIRHRGFNMQKFRIPVQVDAMNQLLGDLAEPATLKIDVATIDATEVVARLKTEVTDLGDTWQHIQEGKSADSLTSIEATRRLRASVVQVFKYLDSVSDYEPEVAAAIEQINGAIAPFATTLKSRATIRENKKDDDKKISK from the coding sequence ATGACTAGAATTTTACAGGTTAACTTAAGTAGGCTACAGGTTAAGGAGCTAGGCTCGCTGGCGGCATTTTTAATTGCCAAGCTGACGGTGTTGGTAACAGGCAAGCATGTTCCTCAAAAGATGGTGGACACCATCACGGAAATTAAGGCTGATTTTGATGGGGCCGTTGGATCGAGCGCCAACCCGGAGCAGACCAAGGAGCTGCATGCGAAGGACGCCCTGTGCGACGCCTCGTTCCAGGAGCTGAAGGGGCTGGCCACCGCCGCCTCGCTGCGCCGCGACGAGAGCATCAGCAGCGCAGGCGAACGGGTGCTTACCGCCATCCGTCACCGTGGGTTCAACATGCAGAAGTTCCGTATTCCGGTTCAGGTGGATGCCATGAACCAGCTGCTTGGTGATCTTGCCGAGCCTGCAACGCTCAAAATAGATGTGGCCACCATAGACGCTACCGAGGTAGTGGCAAGGCTAAAAACGGAGGTAACCGATTTGGGCGACACCTGGCAGCATATACAGGAAGGTAAATCGGCCGACAGCCTTACCAGCATAGAGGCTACACGCAGGCTGCGCGCCTCGGTGGTGCAGGTGTTTAAGTACCTCGATTCGGTATCGGACTACGAGCCCGAGGTAGCTGCAGCCATCGAGCAGATTAACGGCGCCATCGCACCGTTTGCTACCACGCTTAAGAGCCGGGCAACCATCCGCGAAAACAAAAAAGATGATGATAAAAAGATTTCCAAATAG
- the rnk gene encoding nucleoside diphosphate kinase regulator encodes MRQITMNSQDIERIQAALKEAIAQSKINPSEASALIQELRKAKAVEPKKVPATVVTMNSIVEIFIASTGKTMTIQVVYPEHADLKQNKISILSPIAAAIIGYRVGDEVSWTVPAGQTTIRIEKLVYQPEAAGDYSL; translated from the coding sequence ATGAGACAAATTACCATGAATTCGCAGGATATAGAACGAATTCAGGCGGCGCTTAAAGAGGCGATCGCACAAAGCAAGATTAACCCATCCGAGGCCAGCGCCCTTATTCAGGAGCTGCGAAAGGCCAAGGCGGTGGAGCCCAAAAAGGTTCCGGCCACGGTGGTGACCATGAACTCCATTGTCGAAATATTCATAGCCTCGACGGGCAAAACCATGACCATACAGGTGGTTTACCCCGAGCATGCCGATCTGAAGCAGAACAAGATCTCCATTCTATCGCCCATTGCCGCCGCCATTATTGGCTACCGGGTGGGCGACGAGGTGAGCTGGACCGTACCCGCGGGACAAACCACCATCCGCATCGAGAAGCTGGTGTACCAGCCCGAGGCCGCTGGCGACTACTCGCTGTAG
- a CDS encoding energy transducer TonB — translation MFSKQDIFSKEWCDIVFKGRNKKYGAYELRRDANKRLGRALLVVAGSAILLGAIPAIVVNVMNEERETNVEVNMLSKIKIEDEPIPDLPKEPLTFDDLPNNPIKAEKKNELAGSITIVQDGTATELGNGKATEAAKDSIDADASLFLKQQEAATEDEEVIENTPDDMAQFEGKDAVSAFRSYIARNLKYPEQAMDSKIQGTVYVQFVVEKDGSLSHITILRGVVPLIDQEVVKVVKASPAWTPAKKKGVAVRVSYTIPIVFQIN, via the coding sequence ATGTTTTCAAAGCAAGATATATTTTCGAAGGAGTGGTGCGACATTGTTTTCAAGGGACGTAACAAAAAGTATGGTGCTTACGAACTTAGAAGAGATGCCAATAAGCGCCTAGGAAGAGCCTTGCTTGTGGTTGCTGGTAGTGCCATACTGCTGGGAGCCATCCCCGCCATTGTTGTAAACGTGATGAACGAGGAGCGGGAGACCAACGTGGAGGTAAACATGCTCTCCAAGATCAAGATCGAGGACGAGCCCATTCCCGATTTACCCAAAGAACCCCTAACCTTCGACGATCTTCCCAACAACCCCATTAAGGCCGAGAAGAAGAACGAGCTGGCCGGCAGCATCACCATTGTGCAGGATGGCACCGCCACCGAGCTCGGTAACGGTAAGGCCACCGAAGCCGCTAAGGACTCTATCGATGCCGACGCCTCGCTCTTCCTAAAGCAGCAGGAGGCGGCCACCGAAGACGAGGAGGTGATTGAGAATACCCCCGACGATATGGCCCAGTTTGAGGGGAAGGATGCCGTGTCGGCCTTTAGAAGCTACATTGCACGCAATCTGAAATATCCTGAACAGGCCATGGATTCGAAGATTCAAGGCACGGTTTATGTACAGTTTGTGGTGGAGAAGGATGGAAGCCTGTCGCACATTACCATACTTAGGGGCGTGGTGCCGCTCATAGATCAGGAGGTGGTGAAGGTGGTAAAGGCATCGCCCGCTTGGACGCCTGCCAAAAAGAAGGGCGTGGCGGTTCGTGTTTCCTACACCATTCCAATTGTTTTCCAAATAAACTAG
- the buk gene encoding butyrate kinase: MDSYIILAINPGSTSTKIAVYANDKNVFLKNIKHSTEELQPFEKITDQFEFRKEVILKELKEAGIDLTSIKAVVGRGGLVKPIESGVYGVNDALKADLRKGVMGEHASNLGGLIADDIAKAIGAAAYIADPVVVDEMEEVARFAGHPLFSRLSIFHALNQKAIARIYATQVGKKYEEMNLVVAHLGGGISVGAHRQGRVVDVNNALDGEGPFSPERAGTLPAGQLAKLCFSGEYTHEQIKKIICGKGGLVGYTCSNDAYQLQLKMEAGDAEAKLIQDAMSYNICKWIGMMAAVLKGKVDAVILTGGMAHNPHIVEYVKDMVSFVAPVVVYPGEDEMAALAMNGLLVLRGEVSPRVYA; encoded by the coding sequence ATGGATAGCTACATAATATTGGCAATCAATCCTGGCTCAACATCAACCAAAATTGCTGTTTACGCCAACGATAAGAACGTATTTCTAAAAAATATCAAGCACTCGACCGAAGAGCTGCAGCCATTCGAAAAGATCACCGACCAGTTCGAGTTCCGCAAGGAGGTAATCCTAAAGGAGCTGAAGGAGGCTGGTATCGACTTGACCTCTATTAAGGCGGTTGTAGGCCGTGGTGGCTTGGTTAAGCCAATAGAGTCGGGTGTTTACGGCGTAAATGATGCCCTAAAGGCCGACCTACGTAAAGGGGTGATGGGCGAGCATGCCAGCAACCTTGGTGGTCTGATTGCAGACGATATTGCCAAGGCTATTGGTGCAGCTGCTTACATTGCCGATCCAGTGGTTGTAGACGAAATGGAGGAGGTTGCCCGTTTTGCTGGACATCCACTTTTCTCTCGCCTTTCAATCTTCCATGCCCTAAACCAGAAGGCTATTGCCCGTATTTACGCCACTCAGGTTGGCAAGAAGTACGAGGAGATGAACCTAGTTGTAGCCCACCTTGGTGGTGGTATCTCGGTAGGTGCTCACCGTCAAGGGCGCGTGGTTGATGTAAACAACGCGTTGGATGGCGAAGGTCCATTCTCGCCCGAGCGCGCTGGTACGCTACCTGCTGGTCAGCTGGCTAAGCTATGCTTTAGCGGAGAGTATACCCACGAGCAGATTAAGAAAATCATCTGCGGTAAGGGTGGTCTTGTTGGCTACACCTGCAGCAACGACGCCTACCAGCTACAGCTTAAGATGGAGGCTGGCGATGCCGAAGCGAAGCTTATTCAGGATGCCATGTCGTACAATATCTGTAAGTGGATTGGTATGATGGCTGCCGTGCTTAAGGGCAAGGTGGATGCTGTTATCCTTACTGGCGGAATGGCGCACAACCCACACATCGTAGAGTACGTTAAGGATATGGTATCGTTTGTAGCACCAGTGGTTGTTTACCCTGGCGAAGACGAGATGGCAGCCCTAGCCATGAACGGGCTACTTGTACTTAGAGGCGAAGTATCGCCTAGAGTGTACGCCTAG
- a CDS encoding phosphate acyltransferase, which yields MTPIKSLDELIERLKGNGIKSRVAVVLAQDENTLGAISEAVDNGLVEAFMIGDEKKIVDKSKAEGIDPSKFTIINISNDIAAAQEAVRMARNNEVDMVMKGLINTDKFLKAVLDKEKGLMLPGAVMSYVCALQIPAYRKLLFISDPAVIPFPTLQQKVAMVGYSVKMANRFGIENPKVALISAVEKPTESMPNTLVDATICQMAKRGQLPACTIDGPLDVFLACDPKSVEIKGIPTPVDGDADVLIFPSIEACNSFYKGLMLFAGAELGGFIQGTSKPVIVMSRSESAKSKLYCIATASLMAQSNL from the coding sequence ATGACCCCTATCAAAAGTCTTGATGAGCTTATTGAAAGGTTAAAAGGCAACGGCATAAAAAGCCGTGTTGCCGTAGTGCTTGCCCAGGACGAAAACACCCTAGGTGCCATCTCCGAAGCAGTTGATAATGGTCTCGTCGAGGCTTTTATGATAGGTGATGAGAAAAAGATAGTTGACAAGTCGAAGGCTGAAGGTATTGATCCCTCAAAGTTTACCATCATCAACATTTCGAATGACATTGCTGCGGCGCAGGAAGCCGTGCGCATGGCTCGAAATAACGAGGTGGATATGGTAATGAAGGGGCTGATTAACACCGATAAGTTCCTGAAGGCTGTGCTGGATAAGGAAAAGGGCCTAATGCTGCCAGGTGCGGTTATGAGCTACGTTTGTGCGCTGCAAATCCCCGCCTATAGGAAGCTCCTTTTCATCTCAGATCCAGCCGTAATACCATTTCCAACGCTTCAGCAGAAGGTGGCAATGGTTGGCTACTCGGTAAAGATGGCCAACCGTTTTGGGATTGAGAATCCCAAGGTGGCCCTTATTAGCGCTGTAGAGAAGCCAACCGAGTCGATGCCTAACACGCTGGTTGACGCTACCATTTGCCAGATGGCAAAGCGCGGGCAGCTGCCAGCTTGTACCATAGATGGGCCGTTGGACGTATTTTTAGCTTGCGATCCTAAGAGCGTAGAGATAAAGGGCATTCCAACACCTGTTGATGGCGATGCCGATGTGCTCATATTCCCAAGTATCGAAGCTTGCAACTCGTTTTACAAGGGGCTTATGCTCTTTGCCGGTGCCGAGCTGGGTGGTTTCATCCAGGGAACGTCGAAGCCGGTAATCGTAATGTCCAGAAGCGAGAGTGCCAAATCTAAGCTTTACTGCATTGCAACAGCCTCGCTGATGGCGCAGTCGAATCTTTAG
- a CDS encoding phosphate acyltransferase has protein sequence MAISKLDQMFDLLKTRSKKRIVAAYANDSHTIGAVSMAIDKGLVDGTLVGDKDTIHKVCAEEGIDVAKFVVVHEPNEIKAARKAVELINAGEGDILMKGLVSTDNYMRAILNKENGLLPPKGVLSHVAVMQIPTYHKLLFVSDVAVIPYPDLNQKTAIANYLIECAMMLGIEKPKVAAITASEKVLPSMPSCVEASILAKMSERKQLRGGVLDGPISLDVAIDAEVAQIKGVGGEVAGDADCLLFPNIEAGNVFYKTVTKLCGAELGAIVCGTKAPAVLSSRGDSSQSKLYSIALAALVAK, from the coding sequence ATGGCAATTAGCAAACTAGATCAAATGTTTGATCTTCTTAAGACAAGGAGTAAGAAACGTATTGTTGCTGCCTATGCCAATGACTCCCATACCATTGGAGCCGTTAGTATGGCAATCGATAAGGGATTGGTTGACGGAACCCTGGTTGGCGATAAGGATACCATTCATAAGGTTTGTGCCGAAGAGGGCATTGATGTTGCTAAGTTTGTAGTTGTTCACGAGCCTAACGAGATTAAAGCGGCACGTAAGGCTGTAGAGCTGATCAATGCAGGTGAGGGCGATATTCTAATGAAGGGTTTGGTGAGCACCGATAACTACATGCGTGCTATTCTGAATAAGGAGAATGGTTTGCTTCCTCCTAAAGGTGTTTTAAGCCATGTTGCTGTAATGCAAATTCCAACCTACCACAAGCTGCTATTTGTAAGCGACGTGGCGGTTATTCCATATCCAGATTTGAACCAAAAAACGGCCATCGCCAACTACCTTATAGAGTGTGCCATGATGCTTGGCATCGAAAAGCCAAAGGTGGCTGCCATTACCGCATCTGAAAAGGTTTTACCAAGCATGCCATCGTGCGTGGAGGCCTCTATCTTGGCAAAAATGTCGGAGCGTAAGCAGCTTCGCGGCGGTGTTTTGGATGGACCTATTTCGTTGGATGTGGCCATTGATGCCGAAGTTGCCCAAATTAAGGGTGTAGGTGGCGAGGTTGCAGGTGATGCAGACTGCCTTCTTTTCCCCAATATCGAGGCTGGAAACGTGTTCTACAAGACCGTTACCAAGCTTTGTGGCGCCGAACTTGGTGCTATTGTATGCGGAACTAAGGCTCCTGCGGTGCTTTCGTCGCGTGGAGACTCTTCCCAATCGAAGCTATACTCTATTGCGCTTGCTGCGCTTGTTGCGAAATAA
- a CDS encoding acetate kinase yields the protein MNILVLNCGSSSVKYQLLVMKSETENDVLAQGLVERIGLPDGILTHKPTGKDKYKVTQPIPDHTVGINLIINALTDKEHGVISSVNEIDAVGHRVAHGGEHFKESVLIDADVKAGITKLFELAPLHNPAHMKGIEAMEAILPNVPQTAVFDTSFHQTMPAKAFLYAIPYKFYQKYGIRRYGFHGTSHKFVAEKACQITGLKFEESKIVTCHLGNGASITAIDKGQSIDTSMGFTPVDGLMMGTRSGSVDPGVLLFLADKENLDIKGVSDLINKESGVKGVTELSSDMRDVESAAEEGNDRAQLALNMYFYRILKFIGSYAAAMGGVDLIVFTGGVGENDPNLREFMGEKLAFLGVDFDFEGNKGVRGKDKVLTKPASKVKMMVCTTNEELVIATDTMHILSKK from the coding sequence ATGAATATATTAGTTCTGAACTGCGGTAGCTCGTCTGTTAAGTACCAGCTGCTTGTAATGAAAAGTGAAACAGAGAACGATGTTCTTGCACAAGGTTTGGTGGAGCGTATTGGTCTTCCAGACGGAATTCTAACCCACAAGCCAACAGGTAAGGATAAGTATAAGGTTACCCAACCAATTCCTGATCATACCGTAGGTATTAACCTAATCATTAATGCCCTTACAGATAAGGAGCATGGTGTGATTAGCAGCGTAAACGAAATTGATGCAGTAGGACACCGTGTTGCCCATGGTGGCGAGCACTTTAAGGAAAGCGTGCTTATTGATGCAGATGTAAAGGCTGGTATCACCAAACTTTTTGAGCTGGCACCACTTCACAATCCTGCACACATGAAGGGTATTGAGGCTATGGAAGCAATTCTTCCAAACGTACCTCAAACAGCCGTGTTTGACACCTCTTTCCACCAAACAATGCCTGCAAAGGCGTTCCTATACGCAATACCATATAAGTTTTACCAAAAGTATGGTATCCGTCGCTACGGATTCCATGGAACTAGCCATAAGTTTGTTGCCGAAAAGGCATGCCAAATTACAGGCTTAAAGTTCGAAGAGAGTAAGATTGTAACCTGCCACCTTGGTAATGGTGCATCTATCACTGCTATTGATAAGGGACAATCTATCGATACCTCAATGGGCTTTACCCCTGTTGATGGATTGATGATGGGTACCCGTAGCGGTAGCGTTGATCCAGGGGTACTTCTTTTCTTGGCCGATAAGGAAAACTTGGACATCAAGGGCGTTAGCGACTTGATTAACAAGGAGAGCGGTGTTAAGGGTGTTACCGAACTTTCATCTGATATGCGTGACGTAGAGTCGGCAGCAGAAGAGGGTAACGACCGCGCACAGCTGGCTTTGAATATGTACTTCTACCGCATCCTTAAATTCATAGGATCGTATGCTGCCGCAATGGGTGGGGTTGATCTTATTGTATTTACCGGTGGTGTTGGCGAGAATGATCCAAACCTTCGCGAGTTTATGGGCGAAAAGCTGGCATTCTTAGGTGTTGACTTTGACTTTGAAGGCAACAAGGGTGTACGCGGTAAGGATAAGGTACTTACCAAGCCAGCATCGAAGGTTAAGATGATGGTTTGTACAACTAACGAGGAGCTGGTTATTGCAACCGACACCATGCATATTCTATCTAAGAAGTAA
- the pta gene encoding phosphate acetyltransferase yields MDLLRNIKENAKKHGKKIVLPEGTEIRTLKAADIILQEGIANLVLIGNPEEISRLATENGLTNISKAEVVDPNNNPKKDIYVNKMLELRQSKGLTPEAAEKLIVDPLYLATLMIKCGDVDGEVAGAANTTGDVLRPAFQYVKTLPGISVVSGAFIMILKDKEYGNDGLMVFADCAVHPNPTAQELAEIAVATGKTTRAIAGFEPKIAMLSFSSKGSAKHEMVDKVVEATRLAKEMAPDMQIDGELQSDAAIVPAIGRSKAPGSEIAGQANVLVFPTLETGNITYKLVQRLAHAEAIGPVLQGMAAPINDLSRGCSVEDIVNLVAITANQAAGK; encoded by the coding sequence ATGGATTTACTCCGTAATATTAAGGAAAATGCCAAAAAGCACGGGAAAAAGATCGTGCTGCCTGAAGGGACTGAAATCAGAACACTAAAAGCGGCTGATATTATTCTTCAGGAAGGAATTGCGAACCTAGTATTAATTGGCAATCCTGAGGAGATTTCTAGACTTGCTACCGAAAATGGCCTGACAAATATCTCGAAGGCTGAGGTGGTAGATCCAAATAACAACCCCAAAAAGGATATTTACGTTAACAAGATGCTCGAGCTTCGTCAGAGCAAAGGGTTAACGCCAGAGGCTGCAGAAAAGTTAATCGTAGATCCGCTTTACTTGGCCACTCTTATGATTAAATGTGGTGATGTAGACGGAGAGGTTGCTGGTGCAGCAAACACTACTGGAGATGTGCTTCGTCCTGCATTCCAATATGTAAAAACGCTTCCTGGTATTAGCGTTGTTTCTGGCGCTTTTATTATGATTTTGAAGGATAAGGAGTATGGAAATGATGGTTTGATGGTATTTGCAGATTGTGCAGTACATCCCAATCCAACAGCACAGGAACTTGCAGAAATAGCCGTGGCTACAGGAAAGACAACACGTGCGATTGCTGGCTTTGAACCTAAAATAGCCATGCTAAGCTTCTCCTCTAAGGGTAGCGCAAAGCACGAAATGGTTGACAAGGTGGTAGAGGCTACACGTTTGGCCAAGGAGATGGCTCCTGATATGCAAATTGATGGGGAACTTCAGTCGGATGCAGCTATTGTTCCAGCCATTGGTCGAAGTAAGGCTCCGGGTAGCGAAATTGCCGGACAGGCAAACGTTCTTGTATTCCCAACGCTTGAAACGGGTAACATTACCTATAAGTTAGTGCAACGACTAGCTCATGCTGAGGCTATTGGTCCAGTACTACAAGGTATGGCGGCTCCGATAAACGATCTTTCTAGAGGTTGCTCTGTTGAAGATATCGTTAACCTAGTGGCAATAACTGCTAATCAAGCGGCCGGAAAATAG
- a CDS encoding FAD-binding and (Fe-S)-binding domain-containing protein, producing MNSLNYPSLLAELASSIKGDLRYDYTHLTIYSTDASAYSERPIAVAFPKDNDDLRAIIDFSNKHKVPIIPRAAGTSLAGQVVGQGIVVDISKNFTSILEINEKEHWVRVQPAVILDELNLATKKYGLFFGPETSTANRCMIGGMIGNNSCGSHSVVYGSTRDHLLEVKMLLSDGKEILFKPITKSEFKEKLDADGVEGCIYRKINTLLSQPENVEEIKAQFPEPALKRRNTGYALDLLIDNSIFGTSEEKINLCSLIAGSEGTLGLITEAKLNLVPLPPKEKALICIHLSTLEEAFKANLVALKSKPTAVELMDKNILDLTKGNIEQSRNRFFVEGEPAAILIIELAEDTKEAITSKYDAIVSEMKANGFGYHYPIVWGSDTSKVWSLRKAGLGVLSNMKGDAKPVSVIEDTAVIPERLPAYMNDFQEILKKYGLDCVYHAHIGSGELHLRPILNLKNPNDVILFKEIATDVAILVKKHRGSLSGEHGDGRLRGEFIPLMVGERCYQMMREVKQAFDPHNIFNPNKIVDTPAMNTFLRYQQNSANKEYSTIFDYSESEGFLRAIERCNGSGDCRKTILAGGTMCPSYMATKDENKTTRARANMLRDVLTNSAKPFESQELYDILSLCLSCKGCKSECPSNVDMAKLKAEFLQHYYDAKGIPLRARLIAYITYIYKVGSVAPRITNFFMGTKVIANPIQKLLGFSEKRNLPLLHKHTLKSWHKKANKSLSQTKKVAFFNDEFTNYNDVEVGMKAILLLQKLGYQVIFPEHLESGRTYISKGFVRTAKRIANKNIEMLFPIIKDNIPLIGIEPSAILSFRDEYPDLATSENKEKAAHLSKNSFLIDEFLMKEMQKGAITQSQFTKEPLNIHFHGHCQQKSIATTAATQYILDFPENYSVQEIKSGCCGMAGSFGYEKEHYDLSMAIGELVLFPAVRNTSDTTVIAAPGTSCRHHIMDGTGKKAVHPIEVLYHALI from the coding sequence ATGAACTCCTTAAATTACCCATCCCTACTGGCCGAGTTGGCCAGCTCCATTAAAGGCGATCTCCGTTACGACTACACTCATTTAACCATATACTCCACTGATGCTTCGGCTTATAGCGAACGACCTATTGCCGTTGCTTTTCCAAAAGATAACGATGACCTTCGAGCGATAATCGATTTTTCAAATAAGCATAAGGTTCCCATCATACCACGAGCAGCAGGGACTTCGCTTGCAGGACAAGTTGTAGGACAAGGAATTGTGGTTGATATTTCGAAGAATTTTACTTCAATTCTGGAAATCAACGAAAAGGAGCATTGGGTGCGAGTACAGCCAGCAGTCATTTTGGATGAGCTAAACCTTGCAACCAAAAAGTATGGACTATTCTTTGGTCCAGAAACATCTACCGCCAACCGGTGTATGATTGGAGGAATGATTGGAAACAACTCGTGCGGTTCGCATTCGGTGGTATACGGAAGCACTCGCGACCACCTATTGGAGGTAAAAATGCTTCTATCGGATGGAAAAGAAATTCTATTTAAGCCAATTACAAAATCAGAGTTCAAGGAAAAGTTAGATGCAGATGGTGTTGAAGGTTGCATTTATCGCAAAATCAATACGCTCCTATCCCAACCCGAAAATGTAGAGGAAATAAAAGCACAATTCCCGGAACCAGCGCTCAAAAGACGAAATACAGGATATGCGCTAGATCTTCTTATTGACAACAGCATTTTTGGAACATCAGAAGAAAAAATAAACCTATGCTCACTAATTGCAGGATCGGAAGGTACCTTAGGGTTGATAACAGAGGCCAAGCTAAACTTGGTTCCACTCCCACCTAAAGAGAAAGCCTTAATTTGCATCCATTTAAGTACGTTAGAGGAAGCGTTTAAGGCAAACTTAGTTGCCTTAAAAAGCAAGCCTACTGCAGTTGAGCTGATGGATAAGAACATTCTCGACCTCACAAAAGGTAACATAGAGCAAAGTCGTAACCGTTTTTTTGTAGAGGGAGAGCCTGCTGCCATTCTTATAATTGAGCTAGCAGAAGATACGAAAGAGGCAATTACCTCCAAGTATGACGCAATTGTATCTGAAATGAAGGCCAACGGCTTTGGATACCACTACCCCATCGTTTGGGGATCTGACACATCCAAGGTGTGGAGCTTAAGGAAAGCTGGACTGGGAGTTCTTTCAAATATGAAAGGCGATGCAAAGCCAGTTTCGGTTATTGAAGACACCGCAGTAATTCCAGAAAGGCTTCCTGCATACATGAATGATTTTCAGGAAATACTAAAAAAATACGGGCTAGACTGTGTATACCATGCCCATATTGGGAGCGGAGAACTTCACCTTCGTCCTATTCTCAACTTAAAAAACCCCAATGATGTAATTCTTTTTAAAGAAATAGCTACCGATGTGGCTATTCTGGTAAAAAAACATCGCGGTTCGCTAAGCGGAGAGCATGGTGATGGTAGGCTTAGAGGCGAATTTATTCCATTAATGGTTGGGGAACGCTGCTACCAAATGATGAGAGAAGTCAAGCAGGCTTTTGATCCTCACAACATCTTCAATCCAAATAAGATTGTTGATACACCAGCAATGAACACCTTCCTTCGATATCAGCAAAATTCAGCGAACAAAGAATATAGCACCATTTTTGACTACTCGGAGTCTGAAGGCTTTTTAAGGGCAATCGAGCGATGCAACGGCTCTGGAGATTGCAGAAAGACAATCCTTGCAGGAGGTACAATGTGCCCCAGCTATATGGCCACCAAAGATGAAAATAAGACCACCAGAGCGAGGGCCAATATGCTGCGAGACGTGCTAACAAATAGCGCCAAACCATTTGAAAGCCAAGAGTTATATGATATACTAAGCCTCTGCCTATCATGCAAAGGATGTAAGTCAGAATGTCCGTCGAATGTTGACATGGCCAAATTAAAAGCTGAGTTTTTGCAGCATTACTACGATGCTAAAGGCATTCCTCTTAGAGCTAGGCTTATTGCATACATCACCTACATCTATAAGGTTGGTAGTGTAGCACCACGAATTACGAACTTCTTTATGGGAACTAAAGTAATTGCCAATCCAATTCAAAAATTACTTGGCTTTAGTGAAAAAAGAAACCTTCCCTTACTCCATAAGCACACGCTAAAAAGTTGGCATAAAAAAGCCAATAAGTCCCTTTCTCAAACAAAAAAAGTAGCCTTCTTCAACGACGAATTCACCAACTATAATGATGTAGAGGTTGGAATGAAAGCTATTTTGCTTCTTCAAAAGTTAGGCTATCAGGTTATCTTCCCAGAGCATTTAGAAAGTGGAAGAACCTACATATCCAAAGGCTTTGTTCGTACAGCCAAAAGAATAGCCAACAAGAATATCGAAATGCTGTTCCCCATAATAAAAGATAATATCCCTCTAATAGGAATAGAACCTTCTGCTATTCTATCTTTTAGGGATGAATATCCAGATCTAGCAACCTCAGAGAACAAGGAAAAAGCAGCACATCTATCCAAAAATTCATTTTTAATTGATGAATTTTTGATGAAGGAGATGCAAAAAGGAGCAATAACCCAAAGCCAGTTTACGAAAGAACCTCTGAATATTCATTTTCACGGACACTGCCAACAAAAGTCTATTGCTACAACGGCAGCAACCCAGTACATTTTAGATTTTCCGGAAAACTATAGCGTCCAAGAAATTAAATCGGGATGCTGCGGAATGGCAGGATCATTTGGATACGAGAAAGAGCATTACGATCTTTCCATGGCCATCGGAGAGCTGGTTTTATTTCCAGCTGTAAGAAATACTTCTGATACTACAGTAATTGCAGCTCCAGGAACAAGCTGTAGGCACCATATAATGGATGGAACAGGAAAAAAAGCAGTACATCCAATTGAAGTTCTATACCATGCTCTAATTTAA
- a CDS encoding MaoC family dehydratase gives MSKVTIKSFEELEKLVGQELGISNWHQISQAQINQFADATIDHQWIHTDPEKAQKESPFGNTIAHGYLTLSLLPFLWDQIVEVSNLKLQVNYGIEKLKFNQPVLVDSKVRLVAKVVSAVNLRGVTKATIGVKLEIDGNKKSAYDGEIVFLYHFNG, from the coding sequence ATGAGTAAAGTTACGATCAAAAGTTTTGAGGAATTAGAAAAGTTAGTAGGCCAAGAACTTGGCATTTCGAACTGGCATCAAATCTCTCAAGCACAAATTAACCAATTTGCTGATGCAACAATCGACCATCAATGGATTCACACTGATCCAGAAAAGGCTCAAAAAGAATCTCCATTTGGGAATACGATTGCTCACGGTTACCTAACCCTATCACTACTTCCCTTTCTTTGGGATCAGATAGTGGAGGTTTCCAATCTTAAGCTGCAAGTAAACTATGGCATTGAAAAGTTAAAGTTCAACCAGCCAGTACTTGTTGATAGTAAAGTTCGTTTGGTAGCAAAGGTTGTTAGCGCAGTAAATTTAAGAGGCGTAACCAAGGCAACAATTGGTGTAAAGCTAGAAATTGACGGAAATAAGAAGAGTGCCTACGACGGTGAAATTGTATTCCTATACCACTTTAACGGCTAA